GTCCCTCCGGTAGTGGGGTCCATAAGCACAGAAATAAAAAAAAGGTTTTTTTCAGAAAACATTTTCAGGATGGCGCTGGTCTTGGCCATTTGCATGAGACTGATGATACCTTCCTGCATCCTGGCTCCTCCGGAAGACGAGAAAGTTATGAGCGGCAAATTTTTTTGTATTGCGTATTCAGCGGCCCGGGTCAGCTTTTCTCCGACCACCGAACCCATACTGCCGCCCATGAAACTGAAATCCATGATGCAAACAACAGCTTTGTTCCCGGCTATTTTTGTTTCACCGCAGATCATGGCATCTTTGAGCCCGGTTTTTTCACAAGCCGCGCTGATCCTCTCCGCATAAGGCTTTATATCGTTAAAATCCAAAAAGTCTTGGGCGACAATATCCGGATCTATTTCCTGAAAGGAATCATCATCGGTAAACAGCAGTAGGCTTTCCGAATAATTCAAGCGGAAATGATGGCCGCAGTTCGGGCAAACCTTAAAATGGGTTAGGATAGAATTAATATCTGTGGAGGGTAGGTAGCCGCAGTCCGGGCATTTATTTTCGGTTACAGTTTGGTTTTTTTGAGTCATAAATACTTTTTAAAGTAATTTTATTATAAGAATTATATCGGATATAAACAAGTCCGTCAGAGCAATTGTGCTGACGAACAATGAATTATGCATTAAAATAACCATATGAAGAGCTTTCGCAAAGAGCTGTGGTTCAATACCAAAAACCGCTACGAGTTTGTGCATATAACCCAGGAAGTGCAGCAGGCAGTTAAGGAAAGTGGTATTAAAGAAGGACTTTGTCTGGTAAACGCCATGCATATTACCGCCAGTGTTTTCATAAATGATAATGAATCAGGTCTGCACCATGACTACATGAAGTGGCTGGAGAAGCTGGCACCATATAGTCCGCAGGAATATGCACATAATGTAGTAGAGGACAACGCTGATGCGCACATGAAACGTCAGATCATGGGACGCGAAGTTGTGGTGGCCGTTACAGGCGGCCAGCTGGACCTGGGCCCCTGGGAAGCGATTTTTTACGGTGAGTTTGATGGCCATCGCCGCAAACGAGCCTTAATAAAAATCATCGGCGAGTAAATCTTAATCTTTCAATTTTCAGATGCCGTTCACAATCTCTTGCAAAATCTCAACTAATTCTTGAAACGACTTCAATTTAAGTACGATAAATAGTAGTGAAACTTTTGCGTAACTGTTATTGCCGCCTCATATCCCGTTTTCACTGAAGCTTTGCTTGTCAAGAACGGGGTAAACACAACAGAGGGAATGACTTTGCAGGAGTATTCTGATTAATTTAAAAAGGAGAGATGAATGCTTCATAAAATTATTGCTGTCACTATAGAGGACTGCTTGAATATATTATTGCCAAAATGGCTCAAGGCTATGAAGGAAGCCAGTATTATTGCCGGGGACCTTGTTCTGGAGAAATACTATGGCACCATCAAGCCCCTACAGGACAAGGATTATTCCGAGTCTGTGGATGAGCTTAAGAACGCTTTGAAGAGCGCGGTTACAGAAGCTGATTATGAAGTGCAAAAAGTGCTCCTTATCCGCTTTATTGAACTGGGATTACATGAACTGATGGGCGTGCTTTCCGAGGAGGATAACGAGCAGATCGCCGCTCTGGAAAAAAAGTTTCTACATCGGGGCGAGCTTCCGGCCAAAAGGTTAACGCTGGTCATCGATTCGATTGACGGTACGGGCTGTCTGATAAACACCAATTCCGAGAACCATGTTTTAAAGAGAGGTAATCCTGCAAACAAAGATAATTTCGGCATAAGCATCGGTCTGGCATATGGCAAAAAGATCATTGCCGGAGTAGTGTATATGCCAGCCAGGGATATCCTTATGTCCACTTCTATTCTCGGCGAAACCAGAATAAATAATAAAATTGTCAGGATAGATAAAAATCAGCGGTTTTCAACTTCTGACCCGGTTAAGCTTAGTTCTACACTTAAGAAGTCTCAACTAATTCCCGACTTTAAAGCTCTTGATAAACTTTTGTCGAATACCAAAAATACTGATTCTACCGTGGCCAATATGCTGGCTTTTTTGAAAGGTGAAATGAAGATATATATTTCCGAAGGTATAGATTTTACTGACTTTAATATGTGGGGGTTGATGCTGCGTAATGCCGGTGGTTTTATGGGCAATCTGGAGGGCAACCCCATAACCGAAGAAGACCTGCTGTTAAAAACGGATAAAGGCTGGTTTCTGAAAGGGTTTTTTATGCTGTCACCATCACGGGAGTATCAGCAGAAATTAATAAAAGTTCTTTTAGAAAATAATTTACTAAAATAACCTATGATGAAAAACAAAATTATCAGTACTTTTATCCATACGGATAAACCGGTTTTGTTTTACAGGGAAGACAGACAACAATCTTTAATACCTTACAAATTTAATAGCGGCTCACATATTGTAATTGAATTAGCTGAAACGAAGAATGAACAGGACTTTTCTAATGCCACAGCAAATATTTATGGAAATTCTTTTTCAAAATTAAATTACTCAAGTGTTCTTCAACTGGATTCTATGGTTGTGGTTTTAAAAAAAGAGGGTGTTTTGAGCCCTGCTACTTTAAAGGATTTATTAAAAGCAGTAAAAGATGGCAGAAAAACGATTTCCCTGGATCTGGTTTCTCCGGAATATATACAATTTCTCCATAAGTTTGATTCTTCAATAAGCATTGTTTGTATCTCCGACCCGCATGGCACACCGGACAAAATGATGGAGGGCATGAGACTTTTTCCGGCGGCCAGATTTTTATTAAATGGTGATTTTGTAGATCGAGGCGAGCCCGGTGGCCAGTTCACAACCAATATGCTTTTGACCTCTATTTTTTTGGATAAAACAGGAAAAGCAACAAACACGCAGGATGCGCTGGCCGTGATGGGCAATCATGATGCCATGCTTTTCGGGGCAGCCATTGGAGAGAAAGCAGCGATCTGCGATTTATTACGTCTGGCTTTTCGTTTTAACGAACATGAATATTTGGCCGATAAAATGGGTCTGAATTTTAGCAGCCTGATAGCTCTGGCTAAGAAACAGTACCATGAACAGGGCTTTCAGGGGATTTATACTTCTCGTGGTAATAATATTAAAATAAAAGGCGAATTTGTTTCCCAGAATCGTCTACTGGAAGTTCTTACCACAGAAATGCTGCTTAAACTTGTTTTCAGTGATATAGATATAAAGTTGACCGAGGACGAAATGAATTTTTTACACAACATAAAATATTCCAGAAAACACAAACCTTTAATTGATAAAAATCTGCGACTCTTGGAAAAGAAGCTAACGATCTTAAATCGTCTGGAGAAACTTGAGCGTGCTATAGTTGCGGCTATTACTGTAACAGACACAAGGACCCAAACTTATATTGCAGGTGTTGAGTTATATAAGGAAGAGATAACTTTTCTTAATGATTTTCTGCACCTGGATCAGACACAATACATAGTGAACACACTATTAAAAATACCTACAAATAAAAGCCAGCGGGAAAAAGAGAAAAAAGAAAGGGTCAAAATATTTACACGGATAATTACTGATTCGGAACGAACGAAGCTGGCGCGGATAATCAGGGGAGACCATAATAGCGGACAGCTTCTTTCTCTAGAAGAAGAGCAGGTTATACTTGACCTGCAGCTTCAGATAATTTCCAATAAAAGATTTCAGGAGTTAGCTGAAATGGGATTTTCCAGTTTTAAACTTTATCAAAAACAAAAAATTGGGGAAAAAACGTTCCTTTTTATGCATAGCAATATTCCGGTTGACGATCACGGCAATCTACGCCCGGTTGAAATTGACGGTGTTCAATATTCAGGGATTAATTACCTTACTAAATGTCAGGAAAAAGTAGATGAAATCGGTAAACGGTATCGGGATTTTATTCAAAATTCTCGGAACGCAAAGCCGGTTGAAAAAAGAAGGCTTATCAAAGCATTCTTAAATGAAATTAATGAAACAAGGGGATTTTTATACAAACTGGCCTGGGACTATGAAAGCCCATTATTCGGCAGAAACATAACGACATTGGAACAAACCAGAACATCTAAGTATACAGGATTATGGGCTGAGCCTGAAGATCCCTGGTTTTCGGTTATACAGTCTGAAAAAGGAACCAGAGAAGCTGCTGACAGATTTTTTGAACAAATAGCGCTACAATTAGAAGTTGAAAAAGACAATATACAGATTATTACTGGGCATAAACCATCTAAAGACGGTCTTCCCAAAGTTTATGCAGATGGAAGGATAGTTTGTATTGATGCCGGGGCTTCCGGAGTTTATGGAAACATGGGCGCCTATTTATTGTTATCCGGGAAGGGCACTATTTATGCCATGTCTTTAGCTAACGAAAACAGCAATTCCCCCGTCTTAAAAAAATATGACATTTTCCAGCTAAATACTCAAACTAAAAAATTTGAGATCATCAAGTAAACCAGACGAAATTTCTTTTTATCAGCAACGATATATTGCTTAATGGTTTATAAAATTATTTCTCTAACGGGCCAGATGGCTGTAGAAACCAACAAAATCCTCGCAAGAGGATTAAAGCTGTTTGCTCCTCAACGAAATGGAATCGACACCAGACTGCTAACGGATAATCCTGGCGAACTGGTCAGGATCAGGACAGACGTGCTGGTTATAGATGGCCGTACTAATATTTGGGAAATGCTGAAAAGTCCTGTTGTGAATGCAGATATCCTGAATTCCAGGGTACAGGCATTACGAACTATAAATAGTCTAAAAGACGGACTTTACGAAAAACTTTATGCAACCAAAGCTACAGCCATGCGGTTGTTCAGTTTTGAAGAGGCTTATGAGAACTGGGATGACCTGAGAAATGCAATAAAAGACCTGGAAGCAGATAAATACAGGGGAAAGGATGACGCTTATTCCCAGATTTTTTTAATGCCTGCTACTTCTCTGGATGACGCCAGGCTGGATATACATAAACACATCATGCTCATCAGGCAGATGCCCGGAGAGTTTTTTAAGTTTGTCGCGGATGACTTATATGAAGCGTTTGAGAAAGCCAGAAAGTTTTCACTGCAAGACTTAAAAAAAATTTACGAGACCAAAGACCGGAAAGCTTTCTCTGAATTAAAAAGGAATATAGAAAATTTCTGTGGGGTTTTTTCCAGATGGGACAGCGTACTTATTCTGGCGGAATGGATAAAAAGCGGTTATTTAAAGCCTTCTGAAAATACAAATGGCAGTACTCCGGAACAGGCTTTTAATGTTTTTGATTTCAGGCCGCTTCTTTATGGAGATTACCGTAGATATTACGAAAATGTGCCTAATGATATTAACCCTGGCAAAACTCTGGAAGTGTTTTGCGGAGGGAACGGTTCGGGCAAAAGCACCTGGCTTAAGACCAGGCTGGGAGCGCAATTGCTGCATCAGAACTTTTTACATGTCAACGCTGATTCGGCCAGAATGCGTCAACACCGACAGATAATTTACATTAACCGGGGAGGCAGCGGATATGGGGAAGACCTGAGTGCTTTCGGCAATGACATACAAAATAAGCTTTTGTCATTTTTGCCGGATTTACAAAATGATGCCATGATTTTTCTCGATGAATTCGGTTCTACCATACCGGAGCAGGAGGCTTATTTTCTGAAAAGAGCTCTGATGGATTATTTGCTGGTAAGGAACGCGAAGATATTTTCTGCCACTCACAATGAGCTTTATATCAAATGGTTAAACAGACATAACAGAACTGATTTCGGTCTGTACCATCCTCTTTGCGCACATAATAACGGTGGAGACATTGTGTATACCTATAAACTTAAAGAAGGAGCTGACTCCGCGCATACTTTTAACGTTTTCAGGATGGTTGGAATGCCTGATGAAATAATAAACAGGGCCGTTAATTATTCCTTAAGGAACCAGTCGCCATTAGCAAAGATGGTTATTTTATCTCAACCGATAGAAGCATACACATCGTCGGAAAGAGAACAAAAAAAACAAGAAATAGCCGGATTTATGGGACTTTCCAGGCTAAATGAAATGGTGCGCAACGAACAAGGCTGGATTCTGAGGCTGTATCAACCGTTAGATTACAAAGAAAAACCCGCCAGATGGTTCCCGGACCAGGATATATTCCATCAGGCAAGCCACCCGCCACATCTCAGCAAGCTTAGGCCCAAATTACAATTCGATTTTTTTTCTTATTCCGGTGATGAAAAAATAATGTTTCCTTCTCAATTGTTTGGAAAATACAGCCACTTAAATGTTTGGGACTCGACCTTATGCGGGCTTACCAGCTGGGGGCTAACCAACAACACAGCCGAGCTTCTGGAAAAGCAGAAGTTTTTTGACGAACTCACAAAAATTCCCTTTGAGGAAGCTGATAAAATTTACAATGAGGCCAATATGTTCAGATGGGTTGTAAATTTGTATTTTGATCGGAGGTACAAAAAAGAGTTTGATTTTGATTTAAAGGATATGTATAGATTTAAT
This genomic window from Candidatus Margulisiibacteriota bacterium contains:
- the accD gene encoding acetyl-CoA carboxylase, carboxyltransferase subunit beta translates to MTQKNQTVTENKCPDCGYLPSTDINSILTHFKVCPNCGHHFRLNYSESLLLFTDDDSFQEIDPDIVAQDFLDFNDIKPYAERISAACEKTGLKDAMICGETKIAGNKAVVCIMDFSFMGGSMGSVVGEKLTRAAEYAIQKNLPLITFSSSGGARMQEGIISLMQMAKTSAILKMFSEKNLFFISVLMDPTTGGTTASFAILGDINISEPGALIGFAGRRVIEQTIKETLPPGFQTAEYLLQHGMLDMVVHRKDLKNTLALLLEYGK
- a CDS encoding secondary thiamine-phosphate synthase enzyme YjbQ, which codes for MKSFRKELWFNTKNRYEFVHITQEVQQAVKESGIKEGLCLVNAMHITASVFINDNESGLHHDYMKWLEKLAPYSPQEYAHNVVEDNADAHMKRQIMGREVVVAVTGGQLDLGPWEAIFYGEFDGHRRKRALIKIIGE
- a CDS encoding fructose-bisphosphatase class III, with protein sequence MMKNKIISTFIHTDKPVLFYREDRQQSLIPYKFNSGSHIVIELAETKNEQDFSNATANIYGNSFSKLNYSSVLQLDSMVVVLKKEGVLSPATLKDLLKAVKDGRKTISLDLVSPEYIQFLHKFDSSISIVCISDPHGTPDKMMEGMRLFPAARFLLNGDFVDRGEPGGQFTTNMLLTSIFLDKTGKATNTQDALAVMGNHDAMLFGAAIGEKAAICDLLRLAFRFNEHEYLADKMGLNFSSLIALAKKQYHEQGFQGIYTSRGNNIKIKGEFVSQNRLLEVLTTEMLLKLVFSDIDIKLTEDEMNFLHNIKYSRKHKPLIDKNLRLLEKKLTILNRLEKLERAIVAAITVTDTRTQTYIAGVELYKEEITFLNDFLHLDQTQYIVNTLLKIPTNKSQREKEKKERVKIFTRIITDSERTKLARIIRGDHNSGQLLSLEEEQVILDLQLQIISNKRFQELAEMGFSSFKLYQKQKIGEKTFLFMHSNIPVDDHGNLRPVEIDGVQYSGINYLTKCQEKVDEIGKRYRDFIQNSRNAKPVEKRRLIKAFLNEINETRGFLYKLAWDYESPLFGRNITTLEQTRTSKYTGLWAEPEDPWFSVIQSEKGTREAADRFFEQIALQLEVEKDNIQIITGHKPSKDGLPKVYADGRIVCIDAGASGVYGNMGAYLLLSGKGTIYAMSLANENSNSPVLKKYDIFQLNTQTKKFEIIK